One Schistocerca cancellata isolate TAMUIC-IGC-003103 chromosome 1, iqSchCanc2.1, whole genome shotgun sequence genomic region harbors:
- the LOC126162538 gene encoding BLOC-1-related complex subunit 7 has product MASASSTSARSLFLDSKMRLAERVGVNVSNIGSVARQIQRGSKSNEVLMHAARNFALQEHSIDNSEANLRKLQLIAAHLGYQQESLMKSAMLVEEVKEQVRAMQR; this is encoded by the exons ATGGCATCTGCATCGAGCACTAGCGCGAGAAGCTTGTTTCTGGATTCGAAGATGCGTTTAGCGGAGAGAGTCGGTGTGAATGTGAGCAATATTGGTTCGGTGGCTAGACAAATCCAGAGGGGTTCGAAGTCAAATGAG GTGTTAATGCACGCGGCAAGAAATTTTGCGCTGCAAGAACATTCGATTGATAATTCTGAGGCG AATCTGCGAAAACTGCAGCTGATAGCAGCACATCTTGGGTACCAGCAAGAGTCATTAATGAAGAGTGCTATGCTGGTGGAAGAGGTCAAAGAACAAGTAAGAGCTATGCAGCGATGA